A single genomic interval of Shewanella psychropiezotolerans harbors:
- a CDS encoding HPr family phosphocarrier protein, which produces MYEKSVTITATHGIHTRPAALLVKEAKTYACDVLVECNGRQASAKSLFKLQTLGLYNGVTVRVFAEGEEAEQAVERVSELLITLS; this is translated from the coding sequence ATGTACGAAAAATCAGTCACTATAACGGCTACCCATGGTATTCATACCAGACCCGCAGCATTGCTTGTTAAAGAAGCCAAGACCTATGCATGTGATGTCTTAGTTGAGTGCAACGGCAGGCAAGCCAGTGCCAAGAGCTTGTTTAAACTGCAAACGTTAGGCTTATATAATGGCGTCACTGTCAGAGTATTTGCCGAAGGTGAAGAAGCAGAGCAAGCCGTTGAGAGAGTCTCAGAGCTTTTAATCACGCTCAGCTAA
- a CDS encoding ACT domain-containing protein yields MARMTLAVHSQLYSIHSFSPDAPIAPEIFQQEMFFVGKTKDELSVVVPTHLLLDSIEEERGWRCFEVMGPLGFSMTGILSSVSGTLADAEISIFAISTFDTDYILVKKDKLEKAITALKKKNFIITEY; encoded by the coding sequence ATGGCGCGGATGACGTTAGCAGTTCATTCTCAACTCTACAGCATACATAGCTTCAGCCCCGATGCGCCTATAGCCCCAGAAATTTTTCAACAAGAGATGTTTTTTGTGGGAAAAACCAAGGATGAGCTATCCGTTGTAGTGCCTACACATTTGCTGCTAGACAGCATAGAAGAGGAAAGAGGTTGGCGCTGCTTCGAAGTGATGGGTCCATTGGGCTTCTCCATGACAGGGATTCTCTCCAGTGTTTCCGGCACTCTTGCAGATGCTGAGATCAGTATATTTGCCATCTCAACCTTCGATACCGATTATATTTTAGTAAAAAAAGACAAACTCGAGAAAGCCATCACAGCATTAAAGAAAAAGAACTTTATCATTACCGAATATTAA